CAATGAGATTTTCATAGCGGAGTCACACCGCGGGACGGGGATCGCTGACGACCTGTTGCAGCGCGTGCTTGAAACAGCCGATGAACAGGACTTGCCACTAGATCGGTTGCTGTTGGATGTTGACGATGACAACGGGCGTGCACAGGCATTCTACAACCGATACGGGTTCGAAAAATGGGGTGATCTGGTCGCCCGGCCGCTCTAGTTGTGGGAAGTCTTTCCCCGGGAGGGCCGAACGCCCGACTTCCGAAACTTCGCAACAAGCGAATTTGTGAGGAACAAATATCCCGGCGGTGATCTCCCTCAGGTCGCGGTCCCAACCACATACAATTACAAAAATATAGTTGTAACACACGTATGCAGTGATTTGTCGTTAGCAAAGATATTCAGGAGCGGTTCGGCGCACGACGAAGGATTGGTACGACCTGATCGTTGAAGCCATGTATATTGTACAATACAACTTCTCGACAATTCACAGAGTGGGTTCGTCGCGGCGACCAGCGTGCCTCTCCACGTTTCCGAAACTCGACCGCGGGAAACTTGGGTTCCCGCTTTTTCGGTGCGAGTCGGGTACCTGGCAGACGAATTCCTTGGTTTAGGGAAGTACACCGGGTTTATTATAAATATCATAGACTCCCATTACCATCACAATATTGGTATTTTAGAACTCAAAGTAGTATGGTGTGACGTAGTACGCCTATGATTTTTGGTGTGTACAGAGGTCTCTTGATACCGTTCTAAAGTAATTCAATTGGGTGAACGGGATCGTATCCATGGTCAACTAACTGATGCGTACAAGAAGCCCCATTTGTGGCAATACATTCCACGTCCAACTGTTCGAGCTGATTAATAGTCTTTGCCGCAATCTCAATCGATAGGTCGTAATGTTCTGTCTGGTAACCGAACGCACCAGCCATCCCACAACAGGTACTATCAAGAGGATGTACGTCGTAGCCGACCCTCTCAAGAAGGTCTTTAGTTGCTGTACTCCAGCCTTTCGCTTTCGCATGGCAATGGCCATGGTAGGCAACAGATTTCTTGTTGCCGATCTCCGGTAATTCAATCTGGCCCGCGCTAGCCTCTGAAAGTAAGAAAGAAGATAATGGCTGTACTGCCACGGATGTAGACACATCGTCAATCAGATCATCGTATTCATTTACTGCACTCACACACGATGGCTCAACGCTAACTACTGGTGTCTCATCTGGCAGCTGAGCGAATCGGTCTCGATTGGTTTCTGCATGGCCGGCCGCGGTTTCAACGAGACCTTGTGAAAGTGCAGGGCGACCACAGCATTCGAAGTCCCCTATTTCAACGCGATATCCTAGCCGCTCAAGCAACTTAACTGCCGCTTTGCCAACCTCTGGCTGATTATATGTGGTGTAGCAATCGGGATACAATACGATTGGTGTCCCCTGTTCATTCGTCGTGGATCGACGATCCATCCAATCATAGAGCGTATGACGATGAAATTCTGGTAAGCTCCGTCGACGGTCAATTCCCAGTATCGCTTCACCCAAAATCCGCGCTGGTGAAATGTTAGCGAGCCGGTTTGCGAGGGGAGCCGTCAGGCTCCCAATCTTATTCATGACTCGAACGTTTCCGAAGATTCGTGCTTGCAGCGACGTGCCCTTTTCCTTATGCCGTTGGTGTTTTGCTTCCGTTTTCAATTTCGCCATATCAACACCGGTCGGACATTCGGTCTCACAAGCCTTACATGAGAGACACAAATCTAAAACCT
The sequence above is a segment of the Haloferax sp. Atlit-12N genome. Coding sequences within it:
- a CDS encoding GNAT family N-acetyltransferase, whose protein sequence is NEIFIAESHRGTGIADDLLQRVLETADEQDLPLDRLLLDVDDDNGRAQAFYNRYGFEKWGDLVARPL
- a CDS encoding (Fe-S)-binding protein; this translates as YHGDGLLRSQFVEDFYGPIVYQQLQTVKEIFDPVGVFNPDKVVPAGNKEPARMSASLRYEEYQPRSIQTAMDFSSEEGFESLIEQCNGCSKCRTTGDGVMCPSYRGAKTEITSTRGRANLLRAAINGELDDDMLTSDWFQSEVLDLCLSCKACETECPTGVDMAKLKTEAKHQRHKEKGTSLQARIFGNVRVMNKIGSLTAPLANRLANISPARILGEAILGIDRRRSLPEFHRHTLYDWMDRRSTTNEQGTPIVLYPDCYTTYNQPEVGKAAVKLLERLGYRVEIGDFECCGRPALSQGLVETAAGHAETNRDRFAQLPDETPVVSVEPSCVSAVNEYDDLIDDVSTSVAVQPLSSFLLSEASAGQIELPEIGNKKSVAYHGHCHAKAKGWSTATKDLLERVGYDVHPLDSTCCGMAGAFGYQTEHYDLSIEIAAKTINQLEQLDVECIATNGASCTHQLVDHGYDPVHPIELL